The Paraburkholderia sp. SOS3 genome includes a region encoding these proteins:
- the gloB gene encoding hydroxyacylglutathione hydrolase, with protein sequence MNSLEYVPVPAFEDNYIWLVSDGRNAVAVDPGEAAPVQAYLAKRGWRLSAILLTHHHRDHVGGVADLLKGQEQGRDLPVYGPAGESIEHLTDRLSHGERVSIAEPALEFTVLDVPGHTSGHIAYFQAADPRGTPHVFCGDTLFACGCGRLFEGTPAQMLDSLDSLAALPGATEVHCAHEYTLSNIRFALACEPGNAELQAWRDEAAARRARNVPTLPTTIAHERAVNPFLRAGEPAVQATLADALHEAVPDRLTAFTLMREWKNRFR encoded by the coding sequence ATGAATTCGCTTGAATACGTACCCGTCCCGGCCTTCGAAGACAACTACATCTGGCTCGTTTCCGACGGCCGCAATGCGGTGGCGGTCGACCCGGGTGAAGCTGCCCCGGTGCAGGCCTATCTCGCGAAACGGGGCTGGCGGTTGAGCGCTATTTTACTCACGCACCATCATCGCGACCACGTCGGCGGCGTGGCCGATCTGCTGAAAGGCCAGGAGCAAGGCCGGGACTTGCCCGTGTACGGCCCTGCGGGCGAATCGATCGAGCATCTGACCGACAGACTATCCCACGGCGAGCGCGTCAGCATCGCCGAACCCGCGCTCGAATTCACTGTGCTCGATGTGCCCGGCCACACGAGCGGTCACATTGCGTATTTCCAGGCGGCGGACCCGCGCGGTACGCCTCATGTCTTCTGCGGCGATACGCTGTTCGCCTGCGGTTGCGGCCGGCTTTTCGAAGGCACGCCCGCGCAGATGCTCGATTCGCTCGATTCGCTCGCGGCGCTGCCCGGCGCGACCGAGGTGCATTGCGCGCACGAGTACACGTTGTCCAATATCCGTTTTGCGCTCGCATGCGAGCCCGGCAATGCCGAATTGCAGGCGTGGCGCGACGAAGCGGCCGCGCGGCGCGCGCGCAACGTGCCGACCCTGCCCACTACGATCGCGCACGAACGCGCGGTCAATCCGTTCCTGCGCGCGGGCGAACCGGCCGTTCAGGCGACGCTCGCCGACGCGCTCCACGAAGCGGTGCCCGACCGTCTTACCGCGTTTACGCTCATGCGGGAATGGAAGAACAGATTCCGATAA
- a CDS encoding class I SAM-dependent methyltransferase — translation MSDRSIIDWPAWTDSPPGRYVLQWEQAQLDRVVSDVFGFHALQLGLPQLDALRENRMPGRGLVLDAASGSSAPYVLPDGQAGGLPGRHSPPSRSTIWCDLLDLPFEAQSVDLIVMPHTLEFTSDPHRLLREAERVLMPEGRLIILGFNSLSLWGARQSVGKMTGRPFVPAAHDLIAFTRLKDWIKLLGFDLDRGRFGCYRPPLVSDVWLNRYAFMEAAGDRWWPIFGAAYMVTAIKRVRAMRLVGPVKVKKPVLAAGLAPAATPNTRNHTHDV, via the coding sequence ATGTCTGACCGATCGATTATAGACTGGCCCGCCTGGACGGATTCGCCGCCCGGCCGCTACGTGCTGCAGTGGGAGCAGGCGCAGCTCGACCGGGTCGTGTCGGACGTGTTCGGCTTTCACGCGCTGCAGCTCGGCCTGCCGCAACTCGACGCGCTGCGCGAAAACCGCATGCCGGGCCGCGGTCTCGTGCTCGATGCGGCGAGCGGCTCGAGCGCGCCGTACGTCCTGCCCGACGGCCAGGCGGGCGGCCTGCCGGGCCGCCACTCGCCGCCCTCGCGCAGCACCATATGGTGCGACCTGCTCGATCTGCCGTTCGAAGCGCAAAGCGTCGATCTGATCGTGATGCCGCACACGCTCGAATTCACGAGCGATCCGCACCGGCTGCTGCGCGAAGCCGAACGCGTGCTGATGCCGGAAGGCCGGCTGATCATTCTCGGCTTCAACTCGTTGTCGCTGTGGGGCGCGCGGCAGTCGGTCGGCAAGATGACGGGGCGTCCTTTCGTACCCGCCGCGCACGACCTGATCGCCTTCACGCGCCTCAAGGACTGGATCAAGCTGTTAGGCTTCGATCTTGATCGCGGGCGCTTCGGCTGCTATCGTCCGCCCCTCGTCAGCGACGTGTGGCTCAACCGCTACGCGTTCATGGAAGCCGCGGGCGACCGGTGGTGGCCGATTTTCGGCGCCGCATACATGGTGACGGCGATCAAGCGCGTGCGGGCCATGCGCCTCGTCGGCCCGGTCAAGGTCAAGAAACCCGTGCTCGCTGCCGGCCTCGCGCCCGCCGCCACGCCCAATACACGCAACCATACTCATGACGTCTGA
- the rnhA gene encoding ribonuclease HI — translation MTSDLIEIFTDGACKGNPGPGGWGAILRFGEHEKELFGGEANTTNNRMELMAVIAALEALKRPCKAIVHTDSQYVQKGISEWIHGWKKKNWMTAGKTPVKNVELWQRLDALVAQHQIEWRWVKGHAGHPENERADALANRGVAALADL, via the coding sequence ATGACGTCTGATCTGATCGAAATCTTCACCGACGGCGCCTGCAAGGGCAATCCGGGCCCCGGCGGCTGGGGCGCCATTCTGCGCTTCGGCGAGCACGAAAAGGAACTGTTCGGCGGCGAAGCGAATACGACGAACAACCGCATGGAGCTGATGGCCGTGATCGCCGCGCTCGAAGCCTTGAAGCGCCCGTGCAAGGCAATCGTGCATACCGACTCGCAATACGTGCAAAAAGGCATCAGCGAGTGGATTCACGGCTGGAAAAAGAAGAACTGGATGACCGCGGGCAAGACGCCCGTGAAGAACGTCGAACTCTGGCAACGGCTCGATGCGCTCGTCGCGCAGCATCAGATCGAATGGCGCTGGGTCAAGGGGCACGCGGGGCATCCGGAAAACGAACGCGCCGATGCGCTGGCCAATCGCGGCGTGGCCGCGCTTGCCGACCTCTGA
- the dnaQ gene encoding DNA polymerase III subunit epsilon: MRQIILDTETTGLNAKSGDRIIEIGCVELLNRRLTGNNLHFYVNPERDSDPGALAVHGLTTEFLSDKPKFAEVADAIIDFVKGAELIIHNAPFDIAFLDAEFSLLGLPGFCDHCGTAIIDTLVQAKTMFPGKRNSLDALCDRFGISNAHRTLHGALLDSELLAEVYLAMTRGQESLVIDMIGDTAAAGAALAPGVELEALELPVLAATDEELAAHEAVLNDLDKALKGVSVWRIEPTPPVDAAIEANADAQSA, encoded by the coding sequence ATGCGCCAGATCATCCTCGATACCGAAACGACGGGCCTCAATGCGAAGAGCGGCGACCGCATCATCGAAATCGGCTGCGTCGAACTGCTGAACCGGCGGCTCACCGGCAACAATCTGCACTTCTACGTCAATCCCGAGCGCGACAGCGATCCCGGTGCGCTTGCGGTGCACGGTCTCACGACCGAATTTTTGAGCGACAAGCCGAAGTTCGCGGAGGTGGCCGATGCGATCATCGACTTCGTCAAAGGCGCCGAACTGATCATTCACAACGCGCCGTTCGACATCGCGTTTCTCGATGCCGAGTTTTCGCTGCTCGGGCTGCCGGGCTTTTGCGACCATTGCGGTACCGCCATCATCGATACGCTCGTGCAGGCGAAGACGATGTTCCCCGGCAAGCGCAATTCGCTCGACGCGCTATGCGACCGCTTCGGCATCAGCAATGCGCACCGCACGCTGCACGGCGCACTGCTCGACTCGGAGTTGCTCGCGGAGGTCTACCTTGCGATGACGCGCGGCCAGGAAAGCCTCGTCATCGACATGATCGGCGATACGGCGGCGGCAGGCGCGGCGCTGGCGCCCGGTGTCGAGCTCGAGGCGCTCGAGTTGCCCGTGCTCGCGGCCACCGATGAAGAACTCGCCGCGCACGAAGCGGTACTGAACGATCTCGACAAGGCGCTCAAGGGTGTGAGCGTATGGCGCATCGAACCGACGCCGCCTGTGGACGCCGCCATCGAAGCGAATGCGGACGCGCAAAGCGCTTAA
- a CDS encoding oxidoreductase — translation MIRTNTARTFFITGVSSGFGRALSEAALAAGHRVVGTLRDESQRAAFDELKPGCSFGRLLDVTDIPAIAPLVDEVERNVGAIDVLVNNAGYGYEGTIEESPVDELRKQMEVHVIAPVAIAQAVLPYMRERRKGHIVNITSMCGIVTFPGLGFYHGSKFAIEGITEALCKEVRPFGIRVTAVEPGSFRTRWASKSMVRAARTIADYDEMFEPLRAGRMRRDGHQIGDPAKAAQAILAVVDAPNAPTHLLLGTDALGFVRSKFADVEFQIKAWEKVTMSTDFDE, via the coding sequence ATGATTCGAACGAATACCGCGAGAACGTTTTTTATCACCGGCGTAAGTTCGGGCTTCGGGCGCGCCTTGTCCGAAGCCGCGCTTGCTGCCGGCCATCGTGTCGTCGGCACATTGCGCGACGAGAGCCAGCGCGCCGCGTTCGATGAACTGAAGCCCGGTTGCTCGTTCGGCCGCCTGCTCGATGTGACCGATATACCGGCGATTGCGCCGCTCGTCGACGAAGTGGAGCGCAATGTCGGCGCGATCGACGTGCTCGTCAATAACGCCGGTTACGGCTATGAAGGGACGATCGAGGAATCGCCCGTCGACGAATTGCGCAAGCAGATGGAAGTGCATGTGATCGCGCCCGTCGCGATCGCTCAGGCGGTGTTGCCGTATATGCGCGAACGGCGTAAGGGGCATATCGTTAATATCACGTCGATGTGCGGCATCGTGACGTTTCCGGGGCTCGGCTTTTACCACGGCAGCAAGTTCGCGATCGAAGGAATCACCGAGGCGCTGTGCAAGGAGGTGCGGCCGTTCGGCATTCGCGTAACCGCGGTCGAGCCCGGAAGTTTTCGCACGCGCTGGGCCAGCAAATCGATGGTGCGCGCGGCGCGCACGATTGCCGACTACGACGAGATGTTCGAGCCGCTGCGCGCGGGTCGCATGCGGCGCGACGGTCATCAGATCGGCGACCCGGCGAAGGCCGCGCAAGCGATTCTTGCGGTCGTCGATGCACCGAATGCGCCGACGCATCTGCTGCTGGGCACCGACGCGCTCGGCTTCGTGCGAAGCAAGTTCGCCGATGTCGAATTCCAGATCAAGGCGTGGGAGAAGGTCACGATGTCGACCGATTTCGACGAATGA